In Pseudomonas sp. MYb327, one DNA window encodes the following:
- a CDS encoding tetratricopeptide repeat protein → MPKDKNNAVNPNPDSQPTLINRYLFPVTIGILLLAVAGIGWFLFSSKPAPVTYAPASTPVAQAPKPQAQPVAVAPAKMVDEQQCQGCHSAQVKDWQGSHHQLAMQEATAETMLGDFNNVTFKAENETTRFSRKDDGFWVNTPGIDGKNADFKVAYTFGIAPLQQYLIEVGEGRLQALGIAWDTEKHRWFHLYPGQGVTFKDPLHWSKPSQNANFMCVECHTTGYKRNFDTAKNTFDPQWNSLGVGCQACHGPASNHLEWTAKKTDLIHAGFTVDLKDKNATVEIETCARCHSRRAPLGDGFTAGKRLMDDYLPSALTRELYALDGKIKDEVFEHGSFAQSKMFDKGVRCSNCHNPHSTELKAPGNGVCLQCHNTAGKTAVETVDGKGLQAKNYDSIEHTRHTMGQPGSQCVDCHMPGKFYMGNDFRHDHSFSIPNPERAKKLGTPDACLTCHQGKAGDKVTEQFKLWNTANASATQAPRYDESLWLIRNGQPGAAQALYEQLQRSNLPAIQRATLLAELPLYPSEQALKLATKDLSNPAPQVRESAVRAISAFLPPAERAPLLAPLLSDPVKAVRIAAARDLLSVARNGLGSAQGTWETAIGEYEAVQKNLAERAEANLNLAMLYQASGRSGEVEGLLRTALKRDPDFYPALVTLVQWLEANGRSQEAQSLMAQSLKEHPDAALLQHTQGLSLVRAGKPEQAMPFLRKAAQLEPQSAQYGYVLAVALHDSGKVDAACEELERLLKVQPANRNARLSLIQYYLDNGQEPKAQVLLQGWKKMNMGDPALK, encoded by the coding sequence ATGCCGAAAGATAAAAATAACGCTGTGAACCCAAACCCTGATTCGCAACCGACCCTGATTAACCGTTACCTGTTTCCCGTCACCATCGGCATTCTGCTGTTGGCCGTGGCGGGCATTGGCTGGTTTCTGTTCAGCAGCAAACCGGCACCCGTGACCTATGCGCCGGCCAGCACACCGGTCGCGCAAGCGCCCAAGCCGCAAGCACAACCAGTCGCCGTGGCACCCGCCAAAATGGTCGACGAACAACAATGCCAGGGTTGTCACAGTGCGCAGGTCAAGGACTGGCAAGGTTCCCATCACCAATTGGCGATGCAGGAAGCCACCGCCGAGACCATGCTCGGCGACTTCAATAACGTCACCTTCAAAGCGGAAAACGAAACCACCCGTTTTTCGCGCAAGGACGACGGGTTCTGGGTCAACACCCCCGGCATCGACGGCAAGAACGCTGACTTCAAGGTCGCCTACACCTTTGGCATCGCGCCGTTGCAGCAATACCTGATCGAGGTCGGCGAAGGTCGCCTGCAAGCCCTCGGTATCGCCTGGGATACCGAGAAGCATCGCTGGTTTCATCTCTATCCGGGCCAGGGCGTGACTTTCAAAGACCCGCTGCACTGGAGCAAACCGAGCCAGAACGCCAACTTCATGTGCGTCGAGTGCCACACCACCGGCTACAAGCGCAATTTCGATACCGCGAAAAACACCTTCGACCCTCAGTGGAACAGCCTTGGTGTTGGCTGTCAGGCTTGCCACGGCCCGGCTTCCAATCACCTGGAATGGACCGCGAAAAAAACTGACCTGATCCACGCCGGGTTTACCGTCGACCTCAAGGACAAGAACGCCACCGTCGAAATCGAAACCTGCGCCCGCTGCCACTCGCGCCGCGCGCCGCTGGGCGATGGCTTCACCGCTGGCAAACGCCTGATGGATGATTATCTGCCGAGTGCATTGACCCGTGAGTTGTACGCACTTGACGGCAAAATCAAGGACGAAGTGTTCGAACACGGCTCCTTCGCCCAAAGCAAGATGTTCGACAAGGGTGTGCGCTGCAGCAATTGCCACAACCCCCACAGCACCGAACTCAAGGCACCGGGCAACGGCGTCTGCCTGCAATGCCACAACACCGCCGGCAAGACTGCGGTCGAAACCGTCGATGGCAAGGGCCTGCAAGCGAAGAACTACGATTCCATCGAACACACCCGCCACACCATGGGCCAACCGGGTTCGCAGTGCGTGGATTGCCACATGCCCGGCAAGTTCTACATGGGTAATGACTTCCGGCACGACCACAGCTTCAGCATTCCCAACCCGGAGCGCGCGAAAAAACTCGGCACACCGGACGCCTGCCTGACCTGTCACCAGGGCAAGGCCGGGGACAAGGTCACCGAGCAGTTCAAGCTTTGGAACACCGCCAACGCCAGTGCCACGCAAGCCCCGCGCTATGACGAAAGCCTGTGGCTGATCCGCAACGGCCAGCCCGGCGCCGCGCAAGCTTTGTACGAGCAACTGCAACGCAGCAACTTGCCGGCGATTCAACGGGCGACCCTGCTCGCCGAGTTGCCGCTGTATCCAAGCGAACAGGCGCTGAAGCTGGCTACCAAGGATTTGAGCAATCCGGCACCGCAAGTACGTGAAAGCGCTGTGCGTGCAATCAGCGCGTTCCTGCCGCCAGCGGAGCGTGCGCCGCTTTTGGCACCCCTGCTGAGCGATCCGGTAAAAGCTGTGCGCATCGCGGCTGCCCGCGACTTGCTCAGCGTGGCCCGCAATGGCCTGGGCAGCGCTCAGGGCACCTGGGAGACTGCAATCGGCGAATACGAGGCTGTGCAAAAGAACCTGGCCGAACGCGCCGAAGCCAACCTCAACCTGGCCATGCTCTATCAGGCCAGCGGTCGCAGTGGCGAAGTCGAAGGCTTGCTGCGCACAGCACTCAAGCGCGACCCGGATTTCTACCCGGCACTGGTAACGCTGGTGCAATGGCTGGAGGCCAATGGTCGCAGCCAGGAAGCACAGTCGCTGATGGCGCAAAGCCTCAAGGAACACCCCGACGCCGCACTGTTGCAACACACCCAGGGCTTGTCGCTGGTGCGTGCCGGCAAACCGGAACAAGCCATGCCGTTCCTGCGCAAAGCCGCGCAACTGGAACCGCAGAGCGCGCAGTACGGCTACGTACTGGCGGTGGCCCTGCATGACAGCGGCAAGGTCGATGCCGCGTGCGAAGAACTGGAGAGGCTATTGAAAGTACAACCGGCCAACCGCAATGCACGTTTGTCGCTGATCCAGTATTACCTGGATAACGGCCAGGAACCGAAGGCTCAGGTACTGCTGCAGGGCTGGAAGAAAATGAACATGGGAGATCCGGCGTTGAAATAG
- a CDS encoding fused MFS/spermidine synthase — MSSRVASKSSAIPASHVASPALLIPALLLFVSGAAALVYQVLWIKQLSLVVGVEVYAITTGISAFFAGLALGGLLFGRWADRLQQPVLLYAGLEVLVAVLGVGATFAMSLAASPFAWLEQHIGLLAWVLPFVLVGIPALLMGGTLPVLVRSLASDPQQLGKAGGHLYAANTAGAIAGTLLAAFVLIATLGVRGSALAAAMLNLLAAAGALWFQRQRSLPIEAPVKYHDDKAPDRLALWLYSIAGGVALGYEVVWSQSIVQFMSTRTYAFAVVLATYLTGLFLGSALLSRRVDRLRDPWGVFGLLIAGAGLIALLEIALLGRWLVLAQSMVEAWVLSLGGSELLGMSARFAVAALSIVFVPTVLLGAAFPVALRLSVGRDHVGRNVGEVVAFNTLGGIVGVMLCGFLLIPLLGLVRTLGLLAIIAAAIGYFAVRQGHGVKKGRRQGVITVGVISLALALLTPVDKLASLLPGARNGTLAYYEEGRGGTVAVVTQGKGQKAFQRLYIQGVSNTGDAMPSLRYMRIQALLPLLIHNGEPRSALVIGFGTGITAGALTRYPGLEHRVVAELLPSVVKAAPLFKGNFNVAADPGVDVRLRDGRQELLRNPQRYDLITLEPPPPSAAGVVNLYSRDFYQLAASRLQKQGLVAQWLPLPTQNIDDSRSLVRSFLDVFPYATLWTSEFHEMLLVGSQQPIELDAAKISQRFQQDSVRSTLQDVGIGSSAALLATWVTDRAGLERFAADAQAVTDDQPRIEYAPWVRSKEISRVLPALLDLHVAPPLVNADQGFTERMNTHQQRLMQFYRASLHAYDGDRDAWARDVREVMRGDGGNPYFRWFVGE, encoded by the coding sequence ATGTCCTCACGTGTCGCCAGCAAGTCGTCGGCCATACCTGCCTCTCACGTCGCCTCCCCGGCGCTTTTGATCCCTGCCCTGCTGCTGTTTGTCTCCGGTGCCGCAGCGCTGGTGTATCAGGTGCTGTGGATCAAGCAGCTGTCGCTGGTGGTGGGTGTCGAGGTGTATGCCATCACCACCGGGATCAGCGCATTTTTTGCCGGTTTGGCCTTGGGCGGCTTGCTGTTCGGCCGCTGGGCGGATCGCCTGCAGCAACCGGTTCTGCTGTATGCGGGACTGGAAGTCTTGGTGGCCGTACTGGGCGTCGGTGCGACCTTTGCCATGAGCCTCGCGGCCAGTCCGTTTGCCTGGCTGGAGCAGCACATCGGCCTGTTGGCCTGGGTGTTGCCATTTGTGCTGGTGGGCATTCCGGCGCTGCTGATGGGCGGCACGCTGCCGGTATTGGTTCGCTCACTGGCCAGTGACCCGCAACAACTGGGCAAGGCTGGCGGGCATTTGTATGCAGCAAACACTGCTGGCGCCATCGCTGGAACGCTGCTCGCCGCGTTCGTCCTGATTGCTACCCTTGGCGTGCGCGGCAGTGCCCTGGCCGCCGCGATGCTGAACCTGCTGGCGGCTGCGGGGGCCTTGTGGTTCCAACGCCAGCGTTCGCTGCCCATCGAGGCGCCGGTCAAATACCACGACGACAAAGCACCCGATCGTCTGGCCCTGTGGCTGTATTCGATTGCCGGCGGCGTGGCCCTCGGATACGAAGTGGTCTGGTCGCAATCCATTGTGCAGTTCATGAGTACTCGCACTTACGCATTTGCCGTGGTATTGGCGACCTACCTCACAGGTCTGTTTCTCGGCAGCGCCCTGCTCTCCCGTCGGGTTGATCGACTGCGCGATCCCTGGGGTGTGTTTGGCCTGCTGATCGCCGGTGCCGGGTTGATCGCACTGCTGGAAATCGCCTTGCTTGGACGCTGGCTGGTCCTCGCCCAAAGCATGGTCGAAGCCTGGGTGCTGTCATTGGGCGGCAGCGAGTTGCTGGGCATGAGCGCTCGCTTTGCGGTGGCGGCCTTGAGCATCGTGTTTGTACCGACCGTGTTGCTCGGCGCGGCGTTTCCAGTAGCGCTGCGCTTGAGCGTCGGCCGCGACCACGTCGGGCGCAATGTCGGTGAGGTGGTAGCGTTCAATACCCTCGGCGGCATAGTCGGGGTGATGCTTTGCGGCTTTTTGCTCATCCCGCTGTTGGGCCTGGTTCGAACCCTTGGGCTGCTGGCGATTATCGCGGCCGCAATTGGCTATTTCGCCGTCCGCCAGGGTCATGGCGTGAAGAAAGGCCGGCGTCAGGGCGTGATCACCGTCGGCGTGATTTCCCTGGCGCTGGCGCTGCTGACCCCGGTGGACAAACTGGCCAGCCTGCTGCCCGGCGCGCGCAACGGTACGCTGGCGTACTACGAAGAAGGACGCGGCGGCACCGTCGCCGTGGTCACCCAGGGCAAGGGGCAAAAGGCCTTCCAGCGCTTGTACATCCAGGGCGTGTCGAATACCGGCGACGCCATGCCTTCGCTGCGCTATATGCGGATTCAGGCGTTGCTGCCGCTGCTGATCCACAACGGTGAGCCGCGTTCGGCACTGGTGATCGGTTTTGGCACGGGGATCACGGCGGGCGCCTTGACACGTTATCCGGGCCTCGAACATCGCGTTGTTGCCGAATTGCTGCCCTCGGTGGTCAAAGCCGCGCCGTTGTTCAAGGGTAATTTCAATGTCGCCGCCGATCCGGGTGTCGACGTGCGCCTGCGTGACGGTCGCCAGGAATTGTTGCGCAACCCGCAGCGTTACGACCTGATCACTCTCGAACCACCACCGCCCTCCGCTGCCGGCGTGGTCAACCTGTATTCCCGGGACTTCTACCAACTGGCCGCCAGTCGGTTGCAGAAACAGGGCTTGGTCGCCCAGTGGCTGCCATTACCGACGCAAAACATCGATGACTCACGCTCGCTGGTGCGCAGTTTCCTCGATGTCTTCCCCTACGCGACGCTGTGGACCAGCGAGTTCCACGAAATGCTGCTGGTGGGCTCGCAGCAGCCGATCGAACTGGACGCCGCGAAAATCAGCCAGCGCTTCCAGCAGGACAGCGTGCGCAGCACCTTACAGGACGTCGGTATCGGTTCGTCTGCTGCGCTGCTCGCGACCTGGGTCACCGATCGAGCGGGGCTGGAACGCTTCGCGGCTGACGCGCAAGCGGTGACGGATGACCAGCCGCGAATCGAATACGCGCCGTGGGTCCGGTCGAAGGAAATCAGCCGCGTACTGCCGGCCCTGCTGGATTTGCACGTCGCGCCGCCGCTGGTGAATGCCGATCAAGGGTTTACCGAACGCATGAACACCCATCAGCAACGCCTGATGCAGTTCTACCGCGCGAGCCTGCATGCCTATGACGGAGACCGGGATGCCTGGGCCAGGGATGTACGCGAGGTGATGCGCGGCGATGGCGGGAATCCTTATTTCAGGTGGTTTGTCGGGGAGTAA